In Halostella salina, a single window of DNA contains:
- a CDS encoding glycerophosphodiester phosphodiesterase produces MDLIAHRGFAAEAPENTVAAVERAGALADAVEVDVRRCGSGELVVAHDATVDRVTDATGRVSEFSLAELRALDVLGTGEGIPPLSAVLDAVPDGVRVNLELKESGVAADAVAAADAADVDVFVSAFDPDVLRAVADADPGTPTAYLCTLRDDAPVATAAGLGCEALHPSFPLCLVTRIVGRAHDAGLDVNAWTVQRRSVAGLLDVCGVDGVIADASVLR; encoded by the coding sequence GTGGACCTGATCGCCCACCGCGGGTTCGCCGCCGAAGCGCCCGAGAACACGGTCGCGGCCGTCGAGCGGGCCGGTGCGCTCGCCGACGCGGTCGAGGTCGACGTGCGGCGCTGCGGGTCGGGCGAACTCGTCGTCGCCCACGACGCGACCGTCGACCGCGTGACGGACGCCACCGGCCGGGTGAGCGAGTTCTCGCTGGCCGAGCTCCGGGCGCTCGACGTGCTCGGGACAGGGGAGGGGATCCCACCCCTGTCGGCGGTGCTCGACGCCGTCCCCGACGGCGTCCGGGTCAACCTCGAACTGAAGGAGTCCGGGGTGGCGGCCGACGCCGTCGCGGCCGCCGACGCCGCCGACGTGGACGTGTTCGTCTCGGCGTTCGACCCCGACGTGCTCCGGGCGGTCGCCGACGCCGACCCCGGGACCCCGACCGCGTACCTCTGTACGCTGCGGGACGACGCGCCCGTGGCGACCGCCGCCGGGCTGGGCTGTGAGGCCCTGCACCCGTCGTTCCCCCTCTGTCTCGTCACGCGGATCGTGGGCCGGGCTCACGACGCCGGACTCGACGTGAACGCGTGGACGGTACAGCGCCGGTCCGTCGCCGGACTCCTCGACGTCTGCGGCGTCGACGGCGTCATCGCGGACGCGTCCGTGCTCCGCTAG
- a CDS encoding SdpI family protein translates to MQVSKRTLASLALVAAMVAVSVLLYDRLPEQLATHWNADNAVDDTMPRAVGLALFPALGLLLVGLFALVPRIDPLGENIDEFRAAYDLMVVTTVGLLAYVQGLVIWWNLGNEFAVSAAIAPAVAAVYVVAGYVVERAERNWFVGFRTPWTLSDDRVWERTHSRGGRLLKVAGVLAALGVVFPEYAIALLVAPVLLVAVYTTVFSYREYRRLNRSNAG, encoded by the coding sequence ATGCAGGTCAGCAAGCGCACGCTCGCCAGCCTCGCACTGGTCGCGGCGATGGTCGCGGTGAGCGTCCTCCTCTACGACCGGCTCCCCGAACAGCTCGCGACGCACTGGAACGCGGACAACGCCGTCGACGACACGATGCCCCGGGCGGTTGGGCTCGCGCTGTTCCCGGCGCTGGGGCTGCTCCTCGTCGGCCTGTTCGCGCTGGTCCCGCGGATCGACCCGCTGGGTGAGAACATCGACGAGTTCCGGGCCGCCTACGACCTCATGGTCGTCACGACCGTCGGCCTTCTGGCGTACGTTCAGGGGCTCGTGATCTGGTGGAACCTCGGCAACGAGTTCGCCGTGAGCGCGGCGATAGCGCCCGCGGTGGCGGCGGTGTACGTCGTGGCCGGGTACGTCGTGGAGCGCGCGGAGCGGAACTGGTTCGTCGGCTTCCGGACGCCGTGGACGCTGTCGGACGACCGCGTCTGGGAGCGCACCCACAGCCGCGGCGGCCGGCTGCTGAAAGTCGCCGGCGTTCTGGCGGCCCTCGGCGTCGTCTTCCCCGAGTACGCCATCGCCCTGCTCGTGGCACCCGTCCTGCTGGTCGCCGTCTACACGACCGTCTTCTCCTACCGCGAGTACCGGCGGCTCAACCGGTCGAACGCCGGGTGA
- a CDS encoding NADPH:quinone reductase produces the protein MRAVRYHEHGGRDVLQVDDVPRPEPGQGEVLIAVEAAAVNPVDTYFREGSYQPAELPMTPGSDFAGEVTAVGEGVDGFEPGDRVFGTGLGNDRQGSCAEFAVAPTDRIAHLPRGASAREGAGVGVVGVTAWRALVDHADLEPAERCLVHGGSGGVGHAAVQIAAAAGAQVTTTAAPEYHDRLEKLGADTAIDYARDDLADAVTAAGEPDVILDHRLDDYLQFDADVAAQNARIVGIGGNSAESGFSNTPAARAKELRVHLMSMFNTPDISTVLDRLAVLLTEGDLTAEVDGVYGLDEVGEAHRAVLEDSVFGKLVVEP, from the coding sequence ATGCGAGCAGTTCGCTATCACGAACACGGCGGACGGGACGTACTGCAGGTCGACGACGTGCCGCGGCCCGAACCGGGGCAGGGGGAGGTACTGATCGCGGTCGAGGCAGCGGCGGTCAACCCCGTCGATACGTACTTCCGCGAGGGGTCGTACCAGCCCGCGGAACTGCCGATGACCCCCGGGTCCGACTTCGCCGGCGAGGTGACGGCGGTCGGCGAGGGCGTCGACGGGTTCGAACCGGGCGACAGGGTGTTCGGCACTGGACTCGGCAACGACCGGCAAGGGTCCTGCGCGGAGTTCGCCGTCGCGCCGACGGACCGGATCGCACACCTCCCGAGAGGGGCGAGCGCCCGCGAGGGTGCGGGCGTCGGCGTCGTCGGCGTCACCGCGTGGCGGGCGCTCGTGGACCACGCCGACCTGGAGCCGGCCGAACGCTGTCTCGTCCACGGCGGGAGCGGCGGCGTCGGCCACGCGGCCGTCCAGATCGCAGCGGCCGCGGGCGCACAGGTCACGACGACCGCCGCGCCGGAGTACCACGACCGCCTCGAAAAGCTGGGTGCCGACACGGCCATCGACTACGCCCGGGACGACCTGGCCGACGCCGTGACCGCAGCCGGCGAGCCCGACGTGATCCTCGACCATCGGCTCGACGACTACCTGCAGTTCGACGCCGACGTGGCCGCACAGAACGCCCGCATCGTCGGGATCGGCGGCAACAGCGCCGAGAGCGGCTTCTCGAACACGCCGGCTGCCCGCGCCAAGGAGCTTCGGGTCCACCTGATGAGCATGTTCAACACGCCCGACATCTCGACGGTGCTCGACCGCCTCGCCGTGCTGCTGACCGAGGGCGACCTCACCGCGGAGGTCGACGGGGTGTACGGGCTGGACGAGGTCGGGGAGGCCCACCGCGCCGTGCTGGAGGACAGCGTCTTCGGCAAGCTCGTCGTCGAGCCGTAG